Genomic window (Oryza sativa Japonica Group chromosome 3, ASM3414082v1):
cacacacacacatgcttATGAGCTAAGGAAACATCACTCTTCACCATTCAACTCCTCCCATGCATATGTTTCACAACCCAATATATATAATGCAAGCACACCACTAAGacacaaaaaaataaaggaaaataaAGGGGTGGCAAGCCCCCCTTCTCCCTTttattccctctccctttcattCCCTCTCACCCCAATCTCTTTCCCTTTCTCTAGCTTCCCTCCTCTCTtcattctcctcctcctcctcctcctctctttgtACCAGCTAACTCATCACCACGCAGGccagagtagtagtagtagtgatATAGTTTCTCTCTTCTCACAagcagctcagctcagctagATTAGATAGAGCTCACACACAATTTCCAGCTTGCTAGTGGGTGTGTTATTCGCCGCCTTTTATCGATCCGCCTCCCCATCCTTGCATGATCCTGGGCCTAAAGCAGCTATATACCCTTATCTCacaaagaagagaggagaggaacaAACAAAACCCAAAAAAGAAGGCCCCAAGTAGGAAAAGATCAAAAGAAATCAATTCTATACCATGGTCTTTTCTTCGGTTCCGGCCGTCTATCTTGATCCACCCAATTGGAACCAGCAGGTGAAATTTTTTCTTGCTTGGCCAAGATCTTTTTTTGCtctctcctttctttcttttttatgtaGGATGATGgccatatatgtatgtatgtatggctTCTTCATGAAAAAAGCAAAACCAAATAAAATGCGCTGAGGAAATATTCCTACGCTCTTTTGAGAATTAAATCGATCTCTTGTTGAATATACCGTCTCGTCTTTTAGTTTGTGATCTTGATTTCTCGTCGCCTTTAATTCTCTTTCTTTGGTGCATGTGTGTACGTGTTTGATTTGGAATTAATGGTGGTGCTTTCAGCAACAGCAAGCTCACCACGGTCAGCTTCCAagtggcggcaacggcggcggcggcggcggcggcggaggtggagtggacgcgcaccaccaccaccaccaccaccaccaccagctgccgccgatgccgccgcatCACGGCGGCCTCATGGCGCCTCGGCCTGACATGGTAGCAGCGGCcgtcgcggcgagcggcggcggcggtggcggcggcggcccgaccggcggcacggcggTGCGGCCGGGCTCGATGACGGAACGGGCTCGGCTGGCGAAGATCCCGCAGCCGGAGCCGGGGCTCAAGTGCCCGCGCTGCGAGTCCACCAACACCAAGTTCTGCTACTTCAACAACTACTCGCTCTCGCAGCCGCGCCACTTCTGCAAGACGTGCCGCCGCTACTGGACGCGCGGCGGAGCGCTCCGCAACGTCCCCGTCGGCGGCGGGTGCCGCCGCAACAAGCGCACCAAGTCGTCCAAgtcgtcctcgtcgacgtcggccgccggctcggcctccgccaccggcggcACGTCGTCGTCCACATCGTCGACCGCCACGggtggcagcagcagcgccgcggcggccgcggcgatgaTGCCGCCGCAGGCGCAGCTGCCGTTCCTGGCCTCGTTGCACCacccgctcggcggcggcgatcacTACAGCTCCGGTGCGTCCAGGCTAGGGTTTCCCGGATTGAGCTCGCTGGATCCCGTCGACTaccagctcggcggcggcgccgccgccgccgccgccatcgggcTAGAGCAGTGGCGCCTCCCGCAGATACAGCAATTCCCCTTCTTGAGCCGCAACgacgccatgccgccgccaaTGTCCGGCATTTACCCGTTCGacgcggaggccgccgccgacgccgccggcttCGCCGGCCAGTTGCTGGCCGGCACCAAGGTGCCCGGCTCGTCGGGCCTGATCACGCAGCTCGCATCCGTCAAGATGGAGGACAGCAACGCTCAGTCCGCGGCGATGAACAGCTCGCCGAGGGAGTTCTTGGGCCTCCCCGGCAACCTCCAATTCTGGGGCGGTGGCAACGGCGCGGGACCCGGCGGCAATGGAGACggcgccaccggcggcagcggcgccggtgTCGctccgggaggcggcggcagcggcggcggatgggctgATCTCTCCGGATTcaactcgtcgtcgtcggggaacATACTGTGACACGACGCATTTGCCGGCGAAATGGATGATGGAATGGATCAATGCTGCAAAAGAGGTAGAACCCTAACGAGCCCTGAAGCTTAATTTTAGTCATGGCTTCTCTGAGAAAGATCA
Coding sequences:
- the LOC4334599 gene encoding dof zinc finger protein DOF2.4 isoform X1, producing the protein MVFSSVPAVYLDPPNWNQQQQQAHHGQLPSGGNGGGGGGGGGGVDAHHHHHHHHHQLPPMPPHHGGLMAPRPDMVAAAVAASGGGGGGGGPTGGTAVRPGSMTERARLAKIPQPEPGLKCPRCESTNTKFCYFNNYSLSQPRHFCKTCRRYWTRGGALRNVPVGGGCRRNKRTKSSKSSSSTSAAGSASATGGTSSSTSSTATGGSSSAAAAAAMMPPQAQLPFLASLHHPLGGGDHYSSGASRLGFPGLSSLDPVDYQLGGGAAAAAAIGLEQWRLPQIQQFPFLSRNDAMPPPMSGIYPFDAEAAADAAGFAGQLLAGTKVPGSSGLITQLASVKMEDSNAQSAAMNSSPREFLGLPGNLQFWGGGNGAGPGGNGDGATGGSGAGVAPGGGGSGGGWADLSGFNSSSSGNIL
- the LOC4334599 gene encoding dof zinc finger protein DOF2.4 isoform X2 → MVFSSVPAVYLDPPNWNQQQAHHGQLPSGGNGGGGGGGGGGVDAHHHHHHHHHQLPPMPPHHGGLMAPRPDMVAAAVAASGGGGGGGGPTGGTAVRPGSMTERARLAKIPQPEPGLKCPRCESTNTKFCYFNNYSLSQPRHFCKTCRRYWTRGGALRNVPVGGGCRRNKRTKSSKSSSSTSAAGSASATGGTSSSTSSTATGGSSSAAAAAAMMPPQAQLPFLASLHHPLGGGDHYSSGASRLGFPGLSSLDPVDYQLGGGAAAAAAIGLEQWRLPQIQQFPFLSRNDAMPPPMSGIYPFDAEAAADAAGFAGQLLAGTKVPGSSGLITQLASVKMEDSNAQSAAMNSSPREFLGLPGNLQFWGGGNGAGPGGNGDGATGGSGAGVAPGGGGSGGGWADLSGFNSSSSGNIL